The following proteins come from a genomic window of Sesamum indicum cultivar Zhongzhi No. 13 linkage group LG10, S_indicum_v1.0, whole genome shotgun sequence:
- the LOC105172293 gene encoding protein RBL, giving the protein MNAPIIDPLQGDFPEVIEEYLEHGVMKCIAFNRRGTLLAAGCSDGSCVIWDFETRGIAKEFRDKDSVAAITSVCWSKNGHRILVAAADKSLTLWDVVTGEKIARTTLQQTPLQARLHPGSSTPSICLACPLSSAPMIVDFDTTTTTVLPVSLSDMANGVAPPSRNKFSDGSAPFTPTAACFNKYGDLVYVGNSKGEILIIDHKSIKIRGIVPIPGSAVIKNIIFSRNGQYLLTNSNDRTIRIYENLLPLKHGLKALDELNHECAEEDEVEKLRAVGSRCLALFREFQDSITKVHWKAPCFSGDGEWVVGGSASKGEHKIYIWDKAGHLVKILEGPKEALIDLAWHPVHPVVVSVSLTGLVYIWAKDYTENWSAFAPDFKELEENEEYVEREDEFDLVPEAEKVKDSDINEDEEIDIVTVEKDSAFSDSDMSQNEIRFLPADPSPDIPELQDAHVLSTSKLGHGSQSLSPLSEEAGQNGHLTNHESSPLEEDTGGTRLKRRRKSSEKGNAS; this is encoded by the exons ATGAACGCTCCCATCattg ACCCGCTACAGGGGGATTTCCCAGAAGTAATAGAGGAGTATTTGGAGCATGGAGTTATGAAATGTATTGCCTTTAATCGTCGGGGAACCCTTCTTGCtg CTGGGTGCTCTGATGGAAGCTGTGTTATATGGGATTTTGAAACCAGAGGCATTGCGAAAGAGTTCAGGGACAAGGATAGTGTTGCTGCCATCACGAGTGTTTGTTGGTCCAAGAATGGTCATCGCATACTAGTGGCAGCTGCAGATAAGTCGTTGACTCTTTGGGATGTGGTCACAGGTGAAAAAATAGCTCGGACAACCTTACAGCAAACACCTTTGCAAGCCCGTCTGCATCCTGGTTCCTCCACTCCATCTATTTGCTTAGCTTGTCCTCTTTCATCAGCTCCTATGATCGTCGACTTCGATACAACTACTACAACAGTGCTTCCTGTGTCATTATCTGACATGGCAAATGGTGTTGCCCCTCCATCACGTAACAAATTTTCAGATGGATCTGCTCCATTTACACCTACTGCAGCTTGCTTCAACAAATATGGAGATTTGGTTTATGTGGGAAATTCGAAAGGGGAGATATTGATTATAGATCATAAAAGCATTAAAATACGTGGTATTGTTCCTATTCCAGGGAGTGCTGTGATAAAGAATATCATATTTAGCAGGAACGGACAGTATCTTTTGACAAACTCGAATGACAGAACTATCAGAATATATGAAAACCTTTTGCCATTGAAACATGGCCTTAAAGCCCTGGATGAATTAAACCATGAATGTGCCGAGGAAGATGAAGTTGAAAAGTTAAGAGCTGTTGGATCAAGGTGTTTAGCTCTCTTTCGCGAGTTTCAGGACTCGATTACCAAAGTGCACTGGAAAGCACCATGTTTTAGTGGTGATGGGGAGTGGGTTGTTGGGGGTTCTGCTAGCAAAGGAGAGCACAAGATATACATATGGGACAAGGCTGGGCATCTTGTTAAAATCCTTGAAGGTCCAAAGGAAGCATTAATAGATTTGGCATGGCACCCTGTTCATCCTGTTGTTGTTTCTGTCTCCTTGACTGGCTTGGTTTATATCTGGGCGAAGGATTATACTGAGAATTGGAGCGCATTTGCTCCAGATTTTAAAGAGCTTGAGGAAAACGAGGAGTATGTTGAACGAGaagatgaatttgatttaGTGCCCGAAGCGGAGAAA GTGAAAGATTCGGATAtaaatgaagatgaagaaatcGATATTGTGACAGTTGAGAAAGATTCTGCTTTCAGTGATTCAGACATGTCACAGAATGAAATACGCTTCTTGCCTGCTGACCCGTCTCCGGATATTCCTGAACTGCAGGACGCACATGTTTTAAGTACTTCAAAGCTGGGGCATGGTAGCCAGTCTTTATCTCCTCTTTCAGAGGAGGCAGGGCAGAATGGCCATTTAACAAATCATGAATCCAGTCCTCTTGAAG AGGACACTGGAGGAACACGTCTCAAAAGGAGGAGGAAGTCTTCAGAGAAG GGTAATGCATCATGA